A region of the Polaribacter sp. L3A8 genome:
ATCTGTAATTGTTTATATTATTATTGCAGGGGTATTCTCTTTAATTGCAAGACCACTAATTCAATTTTTAAGAAGAAAATTAAAATTCCCCAATACACTTGCAGTAATTACAACAATGTCATTAATGCTAGGGCTTTTAGCGGGGTTAATAGGAATGTTTATTCCTTTAATTGCAGAACAAGGAGAAAGTTTATCACTTTTAAATATAGACAAGTTACAAGCTAATATTCAAGAAATTTTTAACCAAATAATCACTTATTTTTCATCTAGAGGTATTAATGTTTTAAAGGAATTAGAAAGTATAGATATTGCTTCTCATTTTAAAGAAATTCCTAATTTTTTAAATGCAATTTTAGGAGCGGTAGGAACCTTAAGTGTAGGCTTATTCTCTGTATTATTTATCTCTTTCTTTTTTATGAAAGACAACCAGTTATTAGCTAAAGGAGTAATAACTATAATACCAAAAGGAAATGAAGGACGGTTTTCTAAATCATTAGAAACCATCAATGATTTGTTATCAAGATATTTTATCGGATTGATATTACAAATTATGATTCTCTTTATTATTTATACCATTGTTTTATTAATTTTCGGAATTTCAAATGCCATCGTTATTGCTTTTTTATGTGCCCTATTAAACTTAATACCATACATAGGTCCATTAATTGCAGCCGTTATTATGTTTATTTTATCGATGACAAGTAATATTGGATTAGATTTTCAAACAGAAATTTTACCAACGTCACTTTACGTGATGATTGGATATTTAATTGCGCAATTGATAGATAACTTTTTTAGTCAACCCATTATATTTTCTAAAACAACAAAATCGCATCCTTTAGAAATTTTCTTAATCATTATTATTGGTGGTTTACTATTTGGAATTATAGGTATGATAACCGCAGTACCAATGTACACTGCATTAAAAGTAATTTTGAAAGAATTTTTAGCCGAAAACAAAATCGTAAAGTCACTAACTAAAGACCTATAATTTCTTTTGAATTTAGCCATTTTAAGACCAGAAGTACAACAATTTATTACAAATCATTTAAAATCAGACATTACAAAACTAATTTTAAAAGGAAGTCCTTTTGATGACATTACGGTACAAGAATTAGCGAATCAAATTGTAGCAAAACAAAAATCAGAACATAAACTTTCTTCTTGGTTTAATACCAAAAACATTTATTATCCAGAGAAAATAAGCATTGAGCAAACCTCATCTGAAATTACAGCAAACTATAAAGCTACTTTAGTAAAAGGGACTTCTATTATTGATATTACAGGTGGTTTTGGTGTAGATTGTTTTTATTTTTCTAACCATTTTAAAAAGGTTATACATTGTGAAATTAACCATCAGTTATCAACAATTGTAAAGCATAATTATCAACAATTAAAAAAAGAAAATATCACTACTTTTTCTGGTGATGGAATCGGGTTCATAAAAAACTCGAAAGATAATTTCGATTGTATTTACATCGACCCATCCAGAAGAAATGATTTAAAAGGGAAAGTGTTTTTATTAAATGATTGTTTGCCAAACGTACCCGAAAACATTGATTTTTTATTTTCTAAAACCAATCAAATTCTAATAAAAAACTCACCTATTTTAGATATTACAAGCACCATAAATGAGTTAAAATTTGTAAAAGAAATTCATATTGTTGCCTTAAATAATGAAGTAAAGGAGTTATTATTTTTATTAGAAAAAGGATCTAAAAATCCGATCAAAATTAAAACCATAAATATTGGTAAAAAGGATGTTCAAACTTTTAATTTTAAGTACAAAGAAGAAGTAACATCGGTATACTCAGAACCACTTACCTATTTGTACGAACCTAATGCGGCGATTTTAAAATCTGGTGGTTTTCATGAAATTTCAGAGCAATTAAATCTTTTTAAACTTCATCAACATTCACACTTATACACCTCTCACGAAATCATCGATTTCCCTGGAAGAGTTTTTAAAATTGAACAAATTTTAAATTATGATAAGAAAAAAATTAAAAAGTTAATTACTGATAATAAAGCGAATATTACCACAAGAAATTTCCCTAAAACGGTTGCTCAAATAAGAAAGGAAACCAATTTAAAAGATGGTGGAAATAAGTATTTATTTTTTACCACAGATGTACAAAATAAGCTCATTTGTATTTCATGTTCTAAAAGTCAAGTTTAAGTAAAGTAAGTTAATAAGAGACTAGTAACTCTAAACGACTACATTTTTATTAAATTTGCTGTAAAAGCTCAACTTATATACATGCAGACACTTACCTATCAAGCATTAAAAATCACCCAAAACACTCAAAATTTTATTGATGATGTTTTGGTTGTTGAGGCTGCCTTACAGATAAATATTAATGATGAACCTTATACCGTTGTGATGAGAACTCCGGATAATGATAAGGAATTGATAAGAGGTTTACTTTTTGCTGAAGATATTTATAAGAATACAAAAACGTTGGTTTTTCATATTGATAAAGAAGATAACGGAATTCCTACTATTATAAATGTTATAATCTCTAAAGATTTGTTAGGTAAAGGTTATTTGAATAAAAGAACATTATTGTCTGTTTCTTCTTGCGGTATTTGCGGTAAAAAAGAATTAAAAGACATTAAAGTTGATGGAGAAAAATTAGCACAAATAAATTCTTTTTCTAGTGATATTTTACATGAAATGTTTTTAAAAATGAATGATTTTCAACAGACTTTCAAAGATTCTGGAGGAAGTCATGCCGCAGCTCTTTTTAATAAAAATCATGATTTTTTAACTATTAAAGAAGATATTGGTCGACACAACGCTGTTGATAAAGTAATTGGAGATTTGTTAATAAAACAAGAATTAAAGCAAGCTAATTATCTAATTGTTAGTGGGCGAGTTTCTTACGAAATTGTATCCAAAGCCTTTATTGCAAAAATTCCTATTATTGTAGCCGTTTCTGCATGCTCTTCATTGGCTGTAGATTTTGCTAAAGAATTTGGTATCTGTTTAATCGGTTTTACTAGAGAACAAAAAATGACCATCTACTCCAACCCATCTTATATTAAAAGAAAAACAACGTATGTCTAAAAAAATAAAAGAACAACCACCAGAAAAATTAACGGGTATTCAATTAACAGAAGTTCCTAAAACAGCTGTTGGTGTTAAGGCAATTGTTTCTGCTTTAACTCATATTAAGGATGAAGTTGGTATTTCTAAAGGGATTCAATTATTATCAAAAT
Encoded here:
- a CDS encoding AI-2E family transporter, with amino-acid sequence MKSKTIANGILRAVAILVGILLLGYFLYAIQSVIVYIIIAGVFSLIARPLIQFLRRKLKFPNTLAVITTMSLMLGLLAGLIGMFIPLIAEQGESLSLLNIDKLQANIQEIFNQIITYFSSRGINVLKELESIDIASHFKEIPNFLNAILGAVGTLSVGLFSVLFISFFFMKDNQLLAKGVITIIPKGNEGRFSKSLETINDLLSRYFIGLILQIMILFIIYTIVLLIFGISNAIVIAFLCALLNLIPYIGPLIAAVIMFILSMTSNIGLDFQTEILPTSLYVMIGYLIAQLIDNFFSQPIIFSKTTKSHPLEIFLIIIIGGLLFGIIGMITAVPMYTALKVILKEFLAENKIVKSLTKDL
- a CDS encoding THUMP-like domain-containing protein is translated as MNLAILRPEVQQFITNHLKSDITKLILKGSPFDDITVQELANQIVAKQKSEHKLSSWFNTKNIYYPEKISIEQTSSEITANYKATLVKGTSIIDITGGFGVDCFYFSNHFKKVIHCEINHQLSTIVKHNYQQLKKENITTFSGDGIGFIKNSKDNFDCIYIDPSRRNDLKGKVFLLNDCLPNVPENIDFLFSKTNQILIKNSPILDITSTINELKFVKEIHIVALNNEVKELLFLLEKGSKNPIKIKTINIGKKDVQTFNFKYKEEVTSVYSEPLTYLYEPNAAILKSGGFHEISEQLNLFKLHQHSHLYTSHEIIDFPGRVFKIEQILNYDKKKIKKLITDNKANITTRNFPKTVAQIRKETNLKDGGNKYLFFTTDVQNKLICISCSKSQV
- the fdhD gene encoding formate dehydrogenase accessory sulfurtransferase FdhD; translated protein: MQTLTYQALKITQNTQNFIDDVLVVEAALQININDEPYTVVMRTPDNDKELIRGLLFAEDIYKNTKTLVFHIDKEDNGIPTIINVIISKDLLGKGYLNKRTLLSVSSCGICGKKELKDIKVDGEKLAQINSFSSDILHEMFLKMNDFQQTFKDSGGSHAAALFNKNHDFLTIKEDIGRHNAVDKVIGDLLIKQELKQANYLIVSGRVSYEIVSKAFIAKIPIIVAVSACSSLAVDFAKEFGICLIGFTREQKMTIYSNPSYIKRKTTYV